One Halalkalicoccus tibetensis genomic region harbors:
- a CDS encoding class I SAM-dependent methyltransferase, translating to MNPDEIHQEWAERSGEYSPTYYAYRGPDEASELIRDALDSRAGPEPSVLELGCSSGRHLSFLYEHGYTDLAGIEVNGEALSVMGENYPELAAAGTFHLDTIENAIREFEDDAFDAVFSVETLQHIHPDNEWVFDEIARITSGPLVTVENEGEDGDDVNYVNDEFPLYYRDWRRVFAERGFREADSKRLKRDTFRLFRPE from the coding sequence GTGAACCCGGACGAGATCCACCAGGAGTGGGCCGAGCGGTCGGGCGAGTACTCCCCGACCTACTACGCCTACCGCGGCCCCGACGAGGCGAGCGAACTGATCCGCGACGCGCTCGACTCACGTGCAGGGCCGGAGCCCTCGGTCCTCGAGCTCGGCTGTAGCTCGGGCCGCCACCTCTCCTTTCTGTACGAGCACGGCTATACGGATCTCGCCGGGATCGAGGTCAACGGGGAGGCGCTCTCGGTGATGGGGGAGAACTACCCCGAACTGGCCGCCGCGGGGACGTTCCACCTCGATACGATCGAGAACGCGATCCGGGAGTTCGAGGACGACGCGTTCGACGCGGTCTTCTCGGTCGAGACCCTCCAGCACATCCACCCGGACAACGAGTGGGTGTTCGACGAGATCGCCCGGATCACTTCGGGGCCCCTCGTCACCGTCGAGAACGAGGGTGAGGACGGCGACGACGTGAACTACGTCAACGACGAGTTCCCCCTCTACTACCGCGACTGGCGGCGGGTGTTCGCCGAGCGAGGATTCCGAGAGGCCGACTCGAAACGACTGAAACGCGATACGTTCCGCCTGTTTCGCCCCGAGTAG
- a CDS encoding OsmC family protein, which produces MAENSLQEEQAPLKERYAEDPEEARVTLSATGSEQADVRSCDVDIGRAVYEAELHEGAAGPGTGACSGDLLLGALAACSQLTAQAVADAFGLDASIETDVSGDLDLRGTLGIDEEVPVGFEEIRMDVTVDGDVDAETAASLQRATEKYCVVYQTLANSPRMETNWTFE; this is translated from the coding sequence ATGGCAGAGAACAGCTTACAGGAGGAGCAGGCGCCGCTGAAGGAACGATACGCGGAGGACCCCGAGGAGGCGAGGGTCACGCTGTCGGCGACGGGGAGCGAACAGGCGGACGTACGCTCCTGTGACGTCGACATCGGGCGGGCGGTCTACGAGGCCGAACTCCACGAGGGCGCGGCGGGGCCGGGGACCGGCGCGTGCTCGGGCGATCTCCTTCTGGGCGCGCTGGCGGCGTGTTCACAGCTCACCGCCCAGGCGGTCGCCGACGCCTTCGGCCTCGACGCCTCGATCGAGACCGACGTCAGCGGCGACCTCGACCTGCGGGGGACGCTGGGGATCGACGAGGAGGTCCCGGTCGGGTTCGAGGAGATCCGGATGGACGTCACGGTCGACGGCGACGTCGACGCCGAGACCGCGGCGTCGCTCCAGCGCGCGACCGAGAAGTACTGCGTAGTGTATCAGACGCTCGCGAACTCGCCACGAATGGAGACGAACTGGACGTTCGAGTAA
- a CDS encoding AAA family ATPase codes for MDAPLWTESHAPTIAQLPQDGVREYLARAADEPINLALYGPKGAGKTAAVRALAREAHDSENDLVEINVADFFGMTKKELSEDPRFASFITPKRRRETSKAGLINHVLKESASYPPVSGDYKTILLDNAEAIREDFQQALRRVMERHHEAAQFVITTRQPSALIAPIVSRCFPVPVRAPTTAETVSVLEGIVEKEGVEYDSEGIEYVASYADGDLRKAVLGAQTTAEAEGGITMDAAYEALGDVGIDDRIEDMLVNAENGEFTDARKLLDELLIDEGYDGGEVLADVLTVSRSRYGGEELAAIHERAGEIDLDLTEGTSDRIQLGQLLAELGAN; via the coding sequence ATGGACGCGCCGCTGTGGACCGAGAGCCACGCCCCGACGATCGCGCAGCTCCCACAGGACGGGGTCCGGGAGTACCTCGCGCGGGCGGCCGACGAGCCGATCAATCTCGCGCTCTACGGCCCGAAGGGCGCGGGCAAGACCGCCGCCGTCCGGGCGCTCGCGCGCGAGGCCCACGACTCCGAGAACGACCTCGTCGAGATCAACGTCGCCGACTTCTTCGGCATGACGAAAAAGGAGCTCTCGGAGGACCCCCGATTTGCCTCGTTCATCACGCCCAAACGCCGCCGCGAGACCTCGAAGGCCGGACTGATCAACCACGTTCTCAAGGAGTCGGCGAGCTATCCGCCCGTCTCGGGCGACTACAAGACGATCCTGCTCGACAACGCCGAGGCGATCCGCGAGGACTTCCAGCAAGCCCTTCGGAGGGTGATGGAACGCCATCACGAGGCCGCCCAGTTCGTCATCACGACCCGCCAGCCCTCGGCGCTGATCGCGCCGATCGTCTCGCGGTGTTTTCCCGTGCCCGTGCGCGCGCCGACGACCGCCGAGACCGTCTCGGTGCTCGAGGGGATCGTCGAGAAGGAGGGCGTGGAGTACGACTCCGAGGGGATCGAGTACGTCGCGAGCTACGCCGACGGCGACCTCAGGAAGGCCGTGCTCGGCGCACAGACGACCGCCGAGGCCGAGGGCGGGATCACGATGGACGCCGCCTACGAGGCGCTCGGCGACGTGGGGATCGACGACCGGATCGAGGACATGCTCGTCAACGCCGAGAACGGCGAGTTCACCGACGCCCGGAAGCTCCTCGACGAGCTGCTGATCGACGAGGGCTACGACGGCGGCGAGGTGCTCGCGGACGTCCTGACCGTTTCGCGCTCGCGCTACGGCGGCGAGGAGCTGGCGGCGATCCACGAACGGGCCGGCGAGATCGACCTGGACCTGACCGAGGGGACCAGCGACCGGATCCAGCTCGGCCAGCTGCTCGCGGAGCTCGGCGCGAACTGA
- a CDS encoding MFS transporter, with the protein MNALSDPTKRRWLAWGALATVFLLVNIHRLSTAVLSERLSAGFGMTAAQLGTLHASFFLVYAAIQVPTGVLADRVGPRHVGSAGAVVLSLGAVGFALGDGYLVAFLSRGLVGLGSGVIFVSILRFCANWYRADEFGTMTGLTAGIAGLGAILATTPLAVGAEAFGWRRTMLGLAAAGLLAGAAVYVLARSSPADAGLEPIEGVPEQPSVSLSETGAHLRTLGADRDQWLLSAVFFAGMGTVLTLIGLWGVPYLVAIYGLDVTTASYYTLLGSVGMLVGPPTIGWFSDRIGRRLPPMVVGLGFFALVLGIIPALGRPPLPAIAAIYFLCGFLVGAAVLALSVVKDRYPPEASGVATATVNTAGFVGATVFPTIMGVALDAYRTGDVVGGTVVYTEFGYRVAFAVLAGAVALAFLCSLWLLVRER; encoded by the coding sequence GTGAACGCCCTCTCGGATCCGACGAAGCGACGGTGGCTCGCCTGGGGCGCGCTGGCCACGGTCTTCCTCCTGGTCAACATCCACCGGCTCTCGACGGCGGTCCTCTCGGAGCGCCTGAGTGCGGGCTTCGGCATGACGGCCGCCCAGCTCGGCACGCTCCACGCCTCCTTTTTCCTGGTGTATGCCGCCATCCAGGTCCCGACGGGCGTGCTCGCGGATCGGGTCGGTCCCCGTCACGTCGGCTCGGCGGGCGCCGTCGTCCTCAGCCTCGGCGCGGTCGGGTTCGCGCTGGGCGACGGCTATCTCGTCGCCTTCCTCTCGCGGGGGCTCGTCGGCCTCGGCAGCGGCGTTATCTTCGTCTCGATCCTGCGGTTCTGTGCGAACTGGTACCGGGCCGACGAGTTCGGCACGATGACCGGGCTGACCGCCGGCATCGCCGGTCTCGGCGCGATCCTCGCGACGACGCCGCTTGCGGTCGGCGCCGAGGCGTTCGGCTGGCGGCGAACCATGTTGGGACTGGCCGCCGCCGGCCTCCTCGCGGGCGCCGCCGTCTACGTCCTCGCGCGGAGCTCCCCGGCCGATGCCGGGCTCGAACCCATCGAGGGCGTCCCCGAGCAGCCGAGCGTCTCGCTTTCGGAGACGGGCGCCCACCTCAGGACCCTCGGCGCCGACCGCGACCAGTGGCTCCTCTCGGCGGTGTTCTTCGCCGGCATGGGGACGGTGCTGACGCTCATCGGCCTCTGGGGCGTGCCGTATCTCGTCGCCATCTACGGGCTCGACGTGACGACCGCCTCCTACTACACCCTGCTGGGCTCGGTCGGCATGCTGGTCGGCCCGCCGACGATCGGCTGGTTCTCCGATCGGATCGGGCGCCGGCTCCCCCCGATGGTCGTCGGGCTCGGTTTCTTCGCCCTCGTCCTCGGAATCATCCCCGCCCTCGGCCGGCCGCCGCTTCCCGCCATCGCGGCGATCTACTTCCTCTGTGGCTTCCTCGTCGGCGCGGCGGTGCTCGCGCTCTCGGTCGTCAAGGACCGCTACCCGCCGGAGGCGAGCGGCGTCGCCACCGCGACCGTCAACACCGCCGGCTTCGTCGGCGCGACCGTCTTCCCGACGATCATGGGGGTGGCGCTCGACGCCTACCGGACGGGCGACGTCGTCGGCGGCACGGTCGTCTACACGGAGTTCGGCTACCGGGTGGCGTTCGCCGTCCTCGCCGGCGCGGTCGCGCTCGCCTTCCTGTGTTCGCTGTGGCTGCTGGTCCGCGAGCGCTGA
- a CDS encoding DUF255 domain-containing protein — translation MDDARSAIEWHSWEEGFAAARERDVPVVLFLSATWCADCAEMEEKTFGNPQIRANLEEFVPVKVDADRRPRVRDRYNMGGFPSVVFCTPDGEILTGATQLGIEGLRSVLERVRGVWSDRGSEAGRIPRALRDSEPPAGTLEAGIEGSLLGRLEAAFDDEYGGWGDAPKFPMPRTIEFALKRDRAAARRTLEAVRTHLHDDYEGGFFRYAENRDWSEISHEKLTDENAALCRAFANAYLATGEEAYRETAGRTAKYLTTTLWTGEAFAGSQAPGPDDSYGAPEDRTGPPVDETVYAGRNALAIEALLTYHAYTDDAEAKRFAERALGALEELIDGGSVAHHSGGDRDALADQARTLRALTTAREVLGSEAALETAQEVADYTIETLQDDNGAFRDGPAAGEGLLSYPLYPIDTAAELADGLLDLAVLADDEEYREAARGALSAFAGAGDRMGPQLAGYGTAVSRLVGEPLVIRVGEPAGSDLHRAALRIADHEAVIVPGADCEGAVASAGKRTAEPAPSPVDLERAVSALVGAGAAE, via the coding sequence ATGGACGATGCGCGGAGCGCGATCGAGTGGCACTCGTGGGAGGAGGGGTTCGCGGCGGCCCGCGAACGGGACGTCCCGGTCGTGCTCTTCCTCTCGGCGACCTGGTGTGCGGACTGCGCGGAGATGGAGGAGAAGACGTTCGGGAACCCCCAGATCCGCGCCAACCTCGAGGAGTTCGTCCCGGTCAAGGTCGACGCGGACCGCCGCCCGCGCGTGCGCGACCGCTACAACATGGGCGGATTCCCCTCGGTCGTCTTCTGTACGCCCGACGGGGAGATCCTCACCGGCGCGACCCAACTGGGGATCGAGGGGCTGCGGAGCGTCCTCGAGCGCGTCCGGGGGGTATGGAGCGACCGCGGGAGCGAGGCCGGGCGGATCCCCCGGGCGCTTCGCGACAGCGAGCCGCCGGCGGGCACGCTCGAAGCGGGGATCGAGGGGAGTCTGCTCGGTCGCCTCGAGGCCGCCTTCGACGACGAGTACGGCGGCTGGGGCGACGCGCCGAAGTTCCCAATGCCCCGGACCATCGAGTTCGCGCTCAAGCGCGACCGCGCGGCGGCCCGCCGGACCCTGGAGGCGGTCCGTACGCACCTCCACGACGACTACGAGGGTGGCTTCTTCCGGTACGCCGAGAATCGCGACTGGAGCGAGATCTCCCACGAGAAGCTGACCGACGAGAACGCGGCGCTGTGCAGGGCGTTCGCGAACGCCTATCTCGCGACCGGCGAGGAGGCCTACCGGGAGACCGCCGGGCGCACGGCGAAATACCTGACGACGACGCTCTGGACGGGCGAGGCGTTCGCCGGGAGCCAGGCACCCGGCCCCGACGACTCCTACGGCGCGCCCGAGGACCGGACCGGCCCGCCGGTCGACGAAACGGTGTATGCGGGCCGGAACGCGCTGGCGATCGAGGCGCTTCTGACCTACCACGCCTACACCGACGACGCGGAGGCGAAGCGGTTCGCCGAGCGCGCCCTCGGAGCCCTCGAGGAGCTGATCGACGGTGGAAGCGTCGCCCACCACTCCGGCGGCGACCGGGACGCCCTCGCCGACCAGGCCCGGACGCTCCGCGCGCTGACGACGGCCCGCGAGGTGCTGGGAAGCGAGGCGGCCCTCGAAACCGCCCAAGAGGTCGCCGACTACACGATCGAAACCCTTCAGGACGACAACGGCGCGTTCCGCGACGGACCCGCGGCGGGCGAGGGGCTGCTCTCCTACCCGCTGTACCCGATCGACACGGCCGCCGAGCTCGCCGACGGCCTGCTCGATCTGGCCGTTCTGGCCGACGACGAGGAGTACCGCGAGGCCGCCCGCGGGGCGCTCTCGGCGTTCGCGGGCGCGGGCGACCGGATGGGGCCCCAGCTCGCGGGCTACGGCACCGCGGTCTCGCGGCTGGTCGGCGAGCCGCTGGTGATCCGGGTGGGCGAGCCGGCCGGCTCGGACCTCCACCGGGCCGCGCTGCGGATCGCGGACCACGAGGCCGTGATCGTCCCCGGCGCGGACTGCGAGGGTGCGGTCGCGAGCGCCGGCAAGCGGACGGCCGAGCCGGCCCCGAGTCCGGTCGATCTCGAGCGGGCGGTGAGCGCGCTCGTCGGAGCGGGCGCGGCCGAGTGA
- a CDS encoding FxsA family protein, translated as MWKRLLAVLMIVPLVDAIFLIVVADWLSWPVTVALVVLTALLGTLFVRAEGRHTIQRFQRALTEGRAPTDELLDGGFLIAAGALLLTPGLVTDAIGFLFVLPPSRYALRGLLKRFVVRPYVEKKTGGFVSGDVYTYGFPNANEGGTGNGGTGGGETVDLGSENYDVDDGEGS; from the coding sequence ATGTGGAAGCGCCTGCTGGCCGTGCTGATGATCGTTCCCCTCGTCGACGCGATCTTCCTGATCGTCGTCGCTGACTGGCTGTCCTGGCCAGTGACGGTGGCGCTGGTCGTCCTGACGGCGCTGCTGGGGACGCTGTTCGTCCGCGCGGAGGGCCGCCACACGATCCAGCGCTTCCAGCGCGCGCTCACCGAGGGACGGGCCCCGACCGACGAGCTGCTCGACGGCGGCTTTCTGATCGCCGCGGGCGCGCTGTTGCTCACCCCCGGGCTGGTCACCGACGCGATCGGCTTCCTGTTCGTCCTGCCGCCGAGCCGCTACGCCCTGCGAGGGCTGTTGAAGCGGTTCGTCGTCCGGCCGTACGTCGAGAAGAAGACCGGCGGCTTCGTCAGCGGGGACGTCTACACCTACGGCTTCCCGAACGCCAATGAGGGCGGAACCGGAAACGGGGGGACTGGCGGCGGGGAGACCGTCGACCTCGGCTCCGAGAACTACGACGTCGACGACGGCGAGGGGTCGTAA
- a CDS encoding peroxiredoxin — MIEEGDPAPDFTVPVAGGEAYNDVGEFTLSEHVGNGPVVLAFFPAAFTSGCTEELCTFRDSLGAFEAVDASVYGISTDLPFAQNEFIRQEGLTFPLLSDYDHEAIEAYDVVLEGFYDVMSVAERAVFVIDDDGTVAYRWVRDGENPDFEQLVSEVRDAVESAARPS; from the coding sequence ATGATCGAGGAAGGCGATCCAGCGCCCGATTTCACCGTCCCGGTCGCCGGCGGGGAGGCGTACAACGACGTCGGCGAGTTCACACTTTCGGAACACGTAGGAAACGGCCCCGTCGTTCTGGCCTTCTTCCCCGCCGCGTTCACGAGCGGCTGTACCGAGGAGCTCTGTACGTTTCGCGACTCGCTGGGTGCCTTCGAGGCGGTCGACGCGAGCGTCTACGGGATCAGCACCGACCTGCCCTTTGCCCAGAACGAGTTCATCCGCCAGGAGGGGCTGACGTTCCCGCTGCTGAGCGACTACGATCACGAGGCCATCGAGGCCTACGACGTCGTCCTCGAGGGGTTCTACGACGTCATGTCGGTCGCCGAGCGGGCCGTGTTCGTGATCGACGACGACGGGACGGTCGCCTATCGATGGGTTCGGGACGGCGAGAACCCCGACTTCGAGCAGCTCGTAAGCGAGGTCCGGGACGCGGTCGAGTCGGCGGCTCGACCGTCGTGA
- a CDS encoding acetate--CoA ligase family protein, with translation MEDAMGSLLAPNSIAVVGASPDSWYASNLIDNLLEYGFEGEVHYVNPSREEVWGEPCHDSIGEVPTVVDLAVVSVPREYVLGVVESAGEMGVPSAIVITAGFGEADEEGRELEDRLGELGEKYGMAICGPNTIGLANTHDETVVTSTCSRKPGKGSIGLVSQSGALAFTTFYERAADEEIDFAYVVATGNEAALSITEYVEFMAGSDRVDAICAYIEGIDDPRRFVESADEAVREGTPVLATKVGRSDVAEQASLSHTGSVTGDAAAWDAAFERAGVERVPDIPDLLGRSRAHTAFDPPESPNVCLASTSGGLASLLADLAAERGLSLPPLEGETEQALLEMEDLLTFGAMHNPADIRGYGADVLPEIAEALFADDAFDAYVFAVGLPAVGERAEDIADAMLEVRAMADGPVLFLWTGRKGSDGSEPPLPYERVRRETPLYYDPGRCLDALSSLVGFGERTERKPARSLADLPRTETPSFPVESVLTWEEGSRLLEAGGVDPAETRLATSPEEAAEHVEGIDRPAVLKVDSRELPHRSDAGAVAVGVTAGEASERYEEVVENAREYLDDESAIEGVLVQEQADLASATEVLVGVSTDESFGPVITVAPGGELVELFGPDAGVTLLPPVGEEDVREAIADTRLDELLSGYRGRPPGDVDALAELVARVGDLAVGASDPAIDELDLNPVLVGPDGEGVSIVDILVRTGR, from the coding sequence ATGGAAGACGCGATGGGATCGCTGCTCGCGCCCAACTCGATCGCCGTCGTCGGCGCGAGCCCCGACTCGTGGTACGCCTCGAACCTGATCGACAACCTCCTCGAGTACGGCTTCGAGGGCGAGGTCCACTACGTCAACCCGAGCCGCGAGGAGGTCTGGGGCGAGCCGTGTCATGACTCGATCGGCGAGGTCCCGACCGTCGTCGACCTCGCGGTCGTGAGCGTCCCCCGCGAGTACGTCCTCGGGGTCGTCGAGAGCGCCGGCGAGATGGGGGTGCCGAGCGCGATCGTCATCACCGCCGGCTTCGGCGAGGCCGACGAGGAAGGCCGGGAGCTTGAGGACCGGCTGGGCGAGCTCGGCGAGAAGTACGGGATGGCGATCTGCGGGCCCAACACGATCGGGCTCGCGAACACCCACGACGAGACGGTCGTCACCTCGACCTGCTCGCGAAAGCCCGGCAAGGGCTCGATCGGGCTGGTGAGCCAGTCGGGCGCGCTCGCGTTCACCACCTTCTACGAGCGCGCGGCCGACGAGGAGATCGACTTCGCCTACGTCGTCGCGACGGGCAACGAGGCGGCCCTCTCGATCACGGAGTACGTCGAGTTCATGGCCGGATCGGATCGCGTCGACGCGATCTGTGCCTACATCGAGGGGATCGACGACCCTCGCCGGTTCGTCGAGAGCGCGGACGAGGCGGTCCGGGAGGGAACCCCGGTCCTCGCGACGAAGGTCGGCCGTTCGGACGTGGCCGAGCAGGCGTCGCTCTCGCATACGGGCTCGGTGACCGGCGACGCCGCCGCCTGGGACGCAGCCTTCGAACGCGCGGGGGTCGAACGGGTCCCCGACATCCCCGACCTGCTGGGTCGCTCGCGCGCCCACACGGCGTTCGACCCGCCCGAGAGCCCGAACGTCTGTCTGGCCTCGACCAGCGGCGGGCTCGCGAGCCTGCTCGCCGACCTGGCCGCCGAACGCGGCCTCTCCTTACCTCCACTCGAAGGCGAAACCGAGCAAGCATTACTGGAGATGGAGGACCTCCTCACCTTCGGCGCGATGCACAACCCCGCCGACATCCGGGGGTACGGCGCGGACGTCCTCCCCGAGATCGCCGAAGCCCTGTTCGCCGACGACGCGTTCGACGCCTACGTCTTCGCCGTCGGGCTGCCGGCGGTCGGCGAGCGCGCCGAGGACATCGCCGACGCGATGCTCGAAGTGCGCGCGATGGCCGACGGCCCCGTGCTCTTCCTCTGGACCGGACGCAAGGGAAGCGACGGGAGCGAGCCGCCGCTGCCCTACGAGCGGGTGCGCCGGGAAACGCCGCTGTACTACGACCCCGGTCGGTGTCTCGACGCGCTCTCCTCGCTGGTCGGCTTCGGCGAGCGAACGGAACGGAAGCCGGCGCGGTCGCTGGCCGATCTCCCGCGAACCGAGACGCCGTCGTTTCCGGTCGAGAGCGTGCTGACCTGGGAGGAGGGCTCGCGGCTGCTCGAGGCGGGCGGCGTCGACCCCGCCGAGACCCGCCTCGCGACGAGCCCCGAGGAGGCGGCCGAACACGTCGAGGGGATCGACCGGCCGGCCGTCCTGAAGGTCGATTCACGGGAGCTTCCCCACCGCAGCGACGCGGGCGCGGTCGCCGTCGGCGTGACGGCAGGGGAGGCGTCCGAGCGCTACGAGGAGGTTGTGGAGAACGCCCGCGAGTACCTGGACGATGAGTCGGCGATCGAGGGCGTCCTCGTCCAGGAGCAGGCCGACCTCGCCTCGGCCACCGAGGTCCTGGTCGGCGTCTCGACCGACGAGAGCTTCGGGCCCGTCATCACCGTTGCCCCGGGCGGCGAGCTCGTCGAGCTGTTCGGCCCCGATGCCGGCGTGACGCTGCTACCGCCGGTCGGCGAGGAGGACGTCCGCGAGGCCATCGCCGACACCCGGCTTGACGAGCTCCTCTCGGGCTATCGCGGCCGACCGCCGGGCGACGTCGACGCGCTCGCGGAGCTGGTCGCCCGGGTCGGTGACCTCGCCGTCGGCGCGAGCGATCCCGCGATCGACGAGCTCGATCTCAACCCCGTGCTCGTCGGTCCCGATGGGGAGGGCGTCTCGATCGTCGATATCCTCGTCCGAACGGGTCGGTAA
- a CDS encoding TrmB family transcriptional regulator, with translation MASLRDLGLSEYESRVYRSLLHTGPTTAKELSRASEVPMGRIYDVLNSIEGHNLVRSQTASRPKKYVAVEPETALERLLEDKRREAEETVNRYEEIVDDLGEELESAEPVEEQFWTAAVGDEETVDLLLERLAAADDSIVMVVANRSPQFDFDRIGDVVTERLEAAVERGVEVSVLMTPEVVASLPESVGERYRTRLSDHPSFSVRTIEELDGTFNLVDGVEVVLQVSNPLRSGEVFAVIDLKDPAFAAEIHEEFAPRWEDAEPLSF, from the coding sequence ATGGCCAGTCTGAGGGATCTGGGTCTTTCGGAGTACGAGAGCCGGGTCTATCGGTCCCTGTTGCACACGGGACCGACAACCGCCAAGGAGTTGTCCCGCGCAAGCGAGGTGCCGATGGGACGGATCTACGACGTCCTCAACAGCATCGAGGGTCACAACCTCGTGCGCAGCCAGACCGCGAGCCGGCCCAAGAAGTACGTCGCCGTCGAGCCCGAGACGGCGCTCGAACGCTTGCTCGAGGACAAGCGCCGCGAGGCCGAGGAGACGGTCAACCGGTACGAGGAGATCGTCGACGATCTGGGCGAGGAGCTCGAATCCGCCGAGCCCGTCGAGGAGCAGTTCTGGACGGCCGCCGTCGGCGACGAGGAGACGGTCGATCTCCTGCTCGAACGGCTCGCGGCGGCCGACGACAGCATCGTCATGGTCGTCGCGAACCGCTCGCCCCAGTTCGACTTCGACCGGATCGGCGACGTCGTGACCGAGCGCCTCGAGGCGGCGGTCGAGCGGGGCGTCGAGGTCTCGGTGCTGATGACCCCCGAGGTCGTCGCGAGCCTCCCCGAGAGCGTCGGCGAGCGCTATCGCACCCGCCTCTCGGATCACCCCTCCTTTTCGGTCCGGACGATTGAGGAGCTCGACGGGACGTTCAACCTCGTCGACGGCGTCGAAGTCGTCCTGCAGGTGTCGAACCCGCTTCGCTCCGGGGAGGTCTTCGCCGTGATCGACCTGAAGGACCCCGCGTTCGCCGCCGAGATCCACGAGGAGTTCGCCCCCCGCTGGGAGGACGCCGAGCCCCTCTCGTTCTGA
- a CDS encoding creatininase family protein has product MELAAQTWPDLGSYFETESLALVPVGSTEQHGPHLPEGTDHIIAESLARAAATQSGFLCTPTVNVGVSPHHRQFHGTMWVDAPVFRDYMESLVSNLTYHGIDRVVFVNAHGGNVPHLREVGRRLHDSGEAYAIEWMWDESIPTLVSELFEQNGPHGGPKETAMIQHLAGELVREDRFEEAYEGGTRFPSDDTHQNGARTFYDCVDNSENGVFGDQRDATAEKGEQLFEAASEQLCELCRWLNEQRFEDLVAKPHV; this is encoded by the coding sequence ATGGAGCTCGCAGCCCAGACGTGGCCGGACCTCGGCTCGTACTTCGAGACGGAGTCGCTCGCGCTGGTCCCCGTCGGCTCGACCGAACAGCACGGCCCCCACCTCCCCGAGGGAACCGATCACATCATCGCCGAGTCGCTCGCGCGCGCCGCGGCCACCCAATCGGGATTCCTCTGTACGCCCACCGTCAACGTCGGCGTCAGCCCGCACCACCGCCAGTTCCACGGGACGATGTGGGTCGACGCGCCCGTCTTTCGCGACTACATGGAGAGCCTCGTCTCGAACCTCACCTACCACGGGATCGACCGGGTCGTCTTCGTCAACGCCCACGGCGGCAACGTCCCCCACCTCCGGGAGGTGGGCCGTCGCCTGCACGACAGCGGGGAGGCATACGCGATCGAGTGGATGTGGGACGAGAGCATCCCGACCCTCGTCTCCGAACTGTTCGAGCAGAACGGCCCCCACGGCGGCCCCAAGGAGACGGCGATGATCCAGCACCTCGCGGGCGAGCTCGTCCGTGAGGACCGCTTCGAGGAGGCCTACGAGGGCGGCACCCGGTTCCCGAGCGACGACACCCACCAGAACGGCGCGCGGACCTTCTACGACTGCGTCGACAACTCCGAGAACGGCGTCTTCGGCGACCAGCGCGACGCGACCGCCGAGAAGGGCGAGCAGCTGTTCGAGGCGGCTTCCGAGCAGCTCTGTGAGCTCTGCCGATGGCTCAACGAGCAGCGGTTCGAGGACCTCGTCGCCAAACCCCACGTCTAA
- a CDS encoding DUF1328 family protein: MVQLSTVMDALVPLQFSGEFLQYAIVFFVLAIIAAAVGARGVAGISMEIARIFIIVFVILAIVSLLL, encoded by the coding sequence ATGGTTCAACTCAGCACCGTGATGGACGCGCTCGTACCGCTGCAGTTCTCCGGCGAGTTCCTCCAGTACGCGATCGTCTTCTTCGTCCTCGCGATCATCGCTGCCGCGGTCGGCGCACGCGGCGTCGCGGGGATCTCCATGGAGATCGCCCGCATCTTCATCATCGTCTTCGTCATCCTCGCGATCGTCTCGTTACTGCTCTGA